A genomic segment from Dethiosulfovibrio russensis encodes:
- the nuoE gene encoding NADH-quinone oxidoreductase subunit NuoE, with protein sequence MSLNTTEVIARTSEIVSPWKSKHGGLIPILQSIQGEFGYLPMEALKTVSKDLKIPEAEIYGVATFYAQFHLNPRGRHVVRVCRGTACHVRGSQKILDMVKEITGINENETTKDLRFTIEPVACLGACGLAPVMMVDDQTFGRLEPGKVREILEKFE encoded by the coding sequence ATGTCGCTCAACACGACAGAAGTCATCGCCAGAACCAGTGAGATCGTGTCTCCCTGGAAATCGAAACACGGGGGGCTGATCCCCATCCTTCAGAGCATCCAGGGAGAGTTCGGTTATCTTCCCATGGAGGCCTTGAAGACGGTTTCCAAGGATCTAAAGATTCCGGAGGCGGAGATCTACGGAGTGGCCACTTTTTACGCTCAGTTTCATCTGAATCCGAGGGGACGCCATGTAGTGAGGGTCTGCCGAGGAACGGCATGCCACGTCAGAGGAAGCCAGAAGATCCTCGACATGGTGAAGGAGATAACCGGTATAAACGAGAACGAGACCACCAAGGACCTGCGTTTCACCATCGAGCCGGTGGCCTGTCTCGGGGCCTGCGGTCTGGCGCCGGTCATGATGGTCGACGATCAGACCTTCGGACGTCTGGAACCCGGCAAGGTGCGGGAAATTCTGGAGAAGTTTGAGTAG
- a CDS encoding (2Fe-2S) ferredoxin domain-containing protein, whose translation MAKIKSLDELRRIKTSASDLTAARSSNAVKVIVGMGTCGIAAGAREVMDAVLKEIEKRGLKEVSVQTTGCIGMCQEEPLLDVIYPNKGRITYGRVTPEDVPRIVSEHVVNGRIVEDLVIARVDD comes from the coding sequence ATGGCTAAGATCAAAAGCCTGGACGAGTTGCGCAGGATAAAGACGTCTGCCTCGGATCTGACCGCTGCGAGATCCAGCAATGCCGTGAAGGTCATAGTAGGGATGGGGACCTGCGGTATCGCCGCTGGCGCCAGAGAGGTTATGGACGCCGTTCTAAAAGAGATAGAGAAAAGAGGGCTTAAGGAGGTATCGGTGCAGACAACCGGCTGTATCGGTATGTGCCAGGAGGAGCCTCTTTTGGACGTGATTTATCCCAACAAAGGGAGAATCACCTACGGCAGAGTGACCCCGGAGGACGTCCCCAGGATAGTGTCGGAGCACGTCGTAAACGGTCGTATCGTCGAGGACCTGGTAATCGCCAGGGTCGACGACTAA